One genomic region from Bacillus sp. SLBN-46 encodes:
- the hpt gene encoding hypoxanthine phosphoribosyltransferase codes for MMNQDIEKVLVSEEEIQEKIKELATQLTEEYKDRFPLAIGVLKGAMPFMADLLKRMDCYLEMDFMDVSSYGSAFVSSGEVKILKDLDTSVEGRDILIIEDIIDSGLTLSYLVDLFRYRKAKSIKIVTLLDKPTGRKSSIQADYVGFIVPDEFVVGYGLDYIEKYRNLPYIGVLKPEVYSNNQ; via the coding sequence ATGATGAATCAGGATATTGAAAAGGTGTTAGTTTCAGAAGAAGAAATTCAAGAAAAAATTAAAGAGTTGGCTACACAGTTAACTGAAGAATATAAGGACCGTTTTCCGCTAGCAATTGGTGTTCTAAAAGGAGCAATGCCTTTTATGGCTGATTTACTAAAGCGGATGGACTGTTATCTAGAAATGGATTTTATGGATGTTTCAAGTTATGGTAGCGCCTTTGTTTCTTCAGGTGAAGTAAAAATCCTTAAGGATTTAGATACTTCTGTAGAAGGCAGAGACATATTAATTATTGAGGATATCATTGACAGTGGTTTAACTCTCAGCTACTTAGTAGACTTATTCCGCTACAGAAAAGCAAAATCAATCAAAATTGTTACTCTGCTTGATAAGCCTACAGGCAGAAAAAGTTCCATCCAAGCAGACTATGTAGGATTTATTGTTCCAGACGAGTTTGTTGTTGGATATGGATTGGATTATATTGAGAAATACCGCAATCTTCCATATATTGGGGTTTTGAAACCGGAAGTATATAGCAATAATCAATAA
- the tilS gene encoding tRNA lysidine(34) synthetase TilS, which translates to MLETKIEDYLNRHSFQLDNKQIVVGVSGGPDSLALLHYLHSQKDRKNLSIVVAHVDHMFRGEESFEDAMFVKDFCQEYAIPFEMRQIDVTKIMEATGKSSQVAAREVRYQFYSEIMEKYDFHYLALGHHGDDQIETILMRLTRGSTGMARAGIPFTRTFGKGFIFRPFLSVTKDEIESYCKKHALKPRLDPSNLKSIYSRNRFRKQVLPFLKEENNHVHEHFQRFSEELQGDEVFLLDLTKKQMNSVMTKREKGKITIDIKTFLEMPLPLQRRGIQLILNYLYKDKPASLSAVHIDQVFSIIHHREPSGKLDFPNGLKVIRSYQQLSFQFQSPEAKPYRIEIEEPGMVKLPNGGSIRFDYLDGENPELHHPNTALFYVDGIKWPLVIRTRKNGDRMTLKGMHGSKKIKDIFIDQKVPVQDRDTWPVITDSEDCILWLPGLKKSSLEGIDYNAKQYILLTYNK; encoded by the coding sequence ATGTTGGAAACAAAGATTGAGGATTATCTTAATCGCCACTCGTTTCAATTAGATAACAAACAGATTGTTGTTGGAGTTTCAGGTGGTCCTGATTCCCTGGCACTACTTCACTATCTGCATTCTCAAAAAGACAGGAAAAATCTTTCCATCGTTGTCGCCCATGTGGACCATATGTTCCGTGGGGAGGAGTCCTTTGAGGACGCCATGTTTGTAAAAGATTTCTGTCAAGAGTACGCTATTCCATTTGAAATGAGACAGATTGATGTAACGAAAATAATGGAGGCTACAGGAAAGAGTTCTCAAGTAGCAGCAAGAGAAGTGCGATATCAATTTTACTCAGAAATAATGGAGAAGTATGATTTCCACTATTTGGCCCTGGGTCATCACGGGGATGATCAGATTGAGACCATTCTCATGCGCTTAACTAGAGGCAGCACTGGAATGGCAAGAGCCGGGATTCCATTTACACGCACGTTTGGAAAAGGATTTATTTTTCGTCCGTTCCTCTCTGTGACAAAGGATGAAATTGAGTCTTATTGTAAAAAACATGCATTAAAACCGAGGTTAGACCCTAGTAACTTGAAAAGTATCTATAGTAGAAATCGATTTCGCAAACAGGTTCTTCCTTTTTTAAAGGAGGAAAACAATCATGTTCATGAGCATTTCCAACGTTTTAGCGAAGAATTACAAGGTGATGAAGTCTTCCTTTTGGATTTAACAAAAAAACAGATGAATTCCGTAATGACAAAAAGAGAAAAGGGCAAAATTACTATTGACATAAAAACATTTCTTGAGATGCCTTTACCTTTACAAAGGAGAGGTATTCAACTAATATTAAACTATCTTTACAAAGATAAGCCTGCTTCTCTTTCTGCCGTACATATCGACCAAGTATTTTCAATTATTCATCACCGTGAGCCTTCAGGTAAACTTGATTTCCCAAATGGTTTAAAAGTTATTCGTTCCTACCAGCAATTGTCGTTTCAATTTCAATCACCTGAGGCTAAGCCTTATCGGATTGAAATCGAGGAACCAGGAATGGTTAAGCTCCCAAATGGCGGGAGTATTCGATTCGATTATTTAGACGGGGAAAATCCTGAATTACATCATCCAAACACAGCCTTGTTTTATGTGGATGGGATCAAATGGCCGCTTGTCATCCGAACAAGGAAGAATGGTGATCGAATGACATTAAAGGGAATGCACGGATCAAAAAAAATAAAGGATATTTTTATTGATCAAAAGGTTCCTGTACAGGATAGGGATACATGGCCTGTAATAACCGATAGTGAAGATTGTATTCTCTGGCTTCCAGGTCTAAAAAAATCTTCATTAGAAGGTATAGATTACAACGCTAAGCAATATATACTACTCACATACAATAAGTAA
- a CDS encoding protein kinase domain-containing protein — MMNHTLKNQCKVSPGTVISGKWHSNNYTIIKELGFGANGVVYLAKHKNTQVALKMSDNGMSITSEVNVLKSFAKVQGSTLGPSLLDVDDWQSPRARISFYVMEYIQGPDLLTFIREKGKSWSTILFIQLLKDLDTLHENGWVFGDLKPENLIVTGPPPKIRCIDVGGTTIQGRAIKEFTEFYDRGYWGLGSRKAEPSYDLFAVAMIMINTAYPKRFNKTTGGIQQLKDAIRQKPELTRYEKIILRALQGQYSSAKEMRADLLGRMTDKKTVTPPLKSSMSTPTSSNLIKGGLAKNQKPLTRQTYRKKKKKSGWLEFLIIAVLLGAFYAWYTFDKLL, encoded by the coding sequence ATGATGAATCATACTTTGAAGAATCAATGTAAGGTAAGCCCCGGGACAGTCATTTCAGGGAAATGGCATTCAAATAACTATACAATTATAAAAGAGCTAGGATTTGGAGCAAATGGGGTCGTCTACCTTGCGAAACATAAAAACACTCAAGTAGCTTTAAAAATGAGTGATAACGGTATGTCGATTACCTCTGAGGTAAATGTATTAAAATCCTTTGCAAAGGTCCAGGGATCAACCCTCGGGCCTTCTTTACTTGATGTCGATGATTGGCAGAGTCCTCGCGCACGAATTTCCTTTTATGTCATGGAATATATCCAAGGTCCGGATTTGCTAACTTTCATTCGAGAAAAGGGCAAGTCTTGGTCAACGATATTATTTATTCAGCTGCTTAAGGATTTAGACACGCTTCATGAAAACGGATGGGTATTTGGCGATTTAAAACCAGAAAATTTAATCGTTACTGGCCCGCCTCCGAAAATAAGGTGTATCGATGTGGGAGGTACCACCATTCAGGGAAGAGCCATTAAGGAATTTACGGAGTTTTATGACCGAGGCTACTGGGGGTTAGGATCAAGGAAAGCCGAACCTTCTTATGATTTGTTTGCCGTGGCTATGATTATGATTAATACCGCTTATCCAAAACGTTTTAATAAAACAACTGGAGGAATACAGCAGTTAAAGGATGCGATCCGACAAAAGCCGGAGTTAACAAGATATGAAAAAATTATCCTGCGTGCCCTTCAAGGACAATACAGTAGTGCAAAAGAGATGCGTGCGGATCTTTTAGGGCGTATGACTGATAAAAAAACAGTTACTCCTCCTTTAAAATCATCCATGTCTACTCCAACTTCCTCAAACCTGATAAAAGGGGGATTGGCAAAGAATCAAAAACCATTAACTAGGCAGACTTACCGAAAAAAGAAGAAAAAAAGCGGATGGCTTGAATTTTTAATCATCGCTGTCCTTTTAGGTGCTTTCTATGCTTGGTACACCTTCGATAAATTACTATAA
- a CDS encoding VWA domain-containing protein, with protein MYTGKIRQILLITDGCSNQGEDPIAMAALAKEQGITVNVIGVVEQDIIDEKGMTEIEGIALSGGGVSQIVYAQALSQTVQMVTRKAMNQTIQGVVNSQLKQILGRSQTMEDLPPEKRGEVMEVVDELGETVELDVLILVDTSASMKHKLPMVKEALFDLSLSLNARSGENQFSVYVFPGKKNDVEKLLDWTPKMQSLTSVFSQLSTGGITPTGPALRTAISAFNQKQSLRSMLSRDDESYFEESM; from the coding sequence ATGTACACAGGGAAAATCCGCCAGATCCTATTAATAACAGATGGGTGCTCTAATCAAGGTGAAGATCCAATCGCTATGGCTGCTCTTGCGAAAGAACAAGGCATTACGGTAAATGTCATTGGTGTTGTTGAACAGGATATTATTGATGAAAAAGGTATGACAGAAATTGAGGGAATCGCGCTATCAGGTGGAGGAGTCAGCCAAATAGTCTATGCACAAGCTCTTTCTCAAACCGTCCAAATGGTTACTCGTAAAGCCATGAATCAAACCATTCAAGGAGTAGTGAACAGTCAATTAAAGCAAATCCTGGGCCGCTCACAAACAATGGAAGACCTGCCTCCGGAAAAACGAGGCGAAGTGATGGAGGTTGTGGATGAATTAGGAGAAACTGTCGAATTAGATGTGTTGATTCTTGTCGATACAAGCGCCAGCATGAAACATAAACTGCCAATGGTAAAAGAGGCACTTTTTGACCTCTCTCTAAGCTTAAATGCCCGCTCAGGAGAAAATCAGTTTTCTGTTTATGTATTTCCCGGGAAAAAGAATGATGTCGAAAAATTGCTCGATTGGACACCAAAGATGCAATCTTTGACAAGTGTTTTCTCCCAACTTTCGACAGGAGGAATTACACCGACGGGACCGGCATTGCGGACGGCTATTTCAGCGTTTAATCAAAAACAATCTTTAAGGAGCATGCTTTCACGTGATGATGAATCATACTTTGAAGAATCAATGTAA
- the spoIIE gene encoding stage II sporulation protein E yields MEKTNASFIEPIREVNLHSSKWDVGRGLKKVQFMLESFFIKKGFLLLIVGFLLGRALILAKLTPFCLPFFASVYLIKRDRAPLALIGLTVGAATISLANAAFTFIVTILFLAVFRISRKWLTNEMKAIPFFVGIILGLGKLAEAFILTKQLTVYDLMMVGVQASLSFILTLIFLQSIPLLTLNKRRQLLKTEEIVCLIIMLASIMTGTIGWKVYDLSIEHIMSRYLVLVFSFIAGATVGSTVGVVTGLIFSLASVSSFYHMSLLAFSGVLGGLLKEGKKIGVSAGLLIATLLIGMYGEGGGSILLTVLESTAAIFLFLITPQVFTSRLAKYIPGTPEYTAEQQKYMRKMRDVTAQRVSQFSSVFHALSKSFSQMEVQPDDNENDREMDYFMSNVTERTCQTCFKKEQCWAKNFNTTYAYMEEIIHEMDQNDGNVSPRLSREWDKHCTRSKKVFETIGQELTFFQANQRLKKQVQESRKLVADQLLGVSEVMENFAKEIQRERENHHKQEELIMEALQDFGIHIEQVEIYSLEQGNVDIEMSVPFCNGHGECEKLIAPMLSDILGETIVVNKEECASYPSGFCHVTFRSSKAYTVETGVAHAAKDGGLVSGDSYSTIELGLGKFAIAISDGMGNGERAHYESKETLQLLQKILQSGIEEKVAIKSVNSILSLRTTDEIFSTLDLAMIDLKNASAKFLKIGSTPSFIKRGNKIIKIQASNLPMGIIQEFDVDVVSEQLKAGDLLIMMSDGVFEGPKHVENYDLWMKRKVQELQTDDPQEVADLIMEEVIRSRSGLIEDDMTVTVAKIKHNTPKWASIPVYKRNA; encoded by the coding sequence ATGGAAAAGACAAATGCAAGTTTCATAGAACCAATCAGAGAAGTCAACCTTCATTCGTCAAAATGGGATGTAGGGAGGGGACTGAAGAAAGTTCAATTCATGCTCGAGTCCTTTTTTATAAAAAAGGGTTTCCTCTTACTAATCGTCGGCTTTTTACTCGGCCGAGCTTTAATATTGGCGAAGTTAACCCCATTCTGTCTTCCCTTCTTTGCTTCTGTGTACTTAATTAAAAGGGATCGGGCACCGCTTGCCCTTATCGGACTGACTGTAGGGGCAGCTACCATTTCGTTAGCGAATGCCGCTTTTACCTTTATAGTCACCATTCTCTTTCTGGCTGTTTTTCGAATCAGCCGAAAATGGCTGACAAACGAAATGAAAGCCATACCCTTCTTTGTCGGGATTATTTTAGGGTTAGGGAAACTAGCAGAAGCATTCATCTTAACTAAACAACTAACGGTGTATGACTTAATGATGGTAGGTGTACAAGCTAGTCTTTCATTTATTTTGACACTCATTTTTTTACAAAGCATTCCTCTATTAACCTTAAATAAACGTAGACAATTATTAAAAACTGAAGAAATTGTGTGCTTAATCATTATGCTGGCTTCCATTATGACGGGAACAATTGGCTGGAAGGTGTATGATTTGTCGATTGAGCATATTATGTCGAGATATTTGGTATTAGTATTTTCCTTTATTGCCGGGGCCACGGTTGGCTCGACGGTTGGTGTCGTAACAGGCTTGATTTTTAGCCTTGCAAGTGTATCAAGCTTCTATCATATGAGCTTGCTTGCTTTTTCAGGTGTGTTGGGCGGCCTGTTAAAAGAAGGGAAAAAAATAGGTGTATCCGCAGGGCTACTGATTGCCACTCTTTTAATTGGCATGTATGGGGAGGGAGGAGGATCCATCCTTTTAACGGTATTAGAATCGACGGCGGCTATTTTCTTATTCCTCATAACACCACAAGTTTTCACTTCTAGATTAGCCAAGTATATTCCTGGTACGCCAGAATATACAGCTGAACAGCAGAAATATATGAGGAAAATGCGGGACGTAACGGCACAAAGGGTGTCGCAATTTTCCAGTGTATTTCATGCCTTATCAAAGAGCTTTTCTCAAATGGAAGTTCAGCCTGATGATAATGAAAATGACAGGGAAATGGATTACTTTATGAGCAATGTAACAGAAAGAACCTGTCAAACTTGTTTTAAGAAGGAACAATGCTGGGCGAAGAATTTTAATACAACCTATGCTTACATGGAAGAGATTATTCATGAAATGGATCAAAATGATGGGAATGTCTCTCCAAGATTATCAAGAGAGTGGGACAAGCATTGCACACGTTCGAAAAAAGTATTCGAAACAATTGGTCAGGAATTAACTTTCTTTCAAGCTAATCAAAGATTAAAGAAACAAGTCCAGGAAAGTCGTAAGCTGGTTGCCGACCAATTGTTAGGTGTGTCTGAAGTAATGGAGAACTTTGCAAAAGAAATCCAGAGGGAAAGGGAAAATCATCATAAGCAGGAAGAGCTAATTATGGAAGCACTCCAGGACTTCGGTATCCACATTGAACAAGTAGAAATCTACAGCCTTGAACAAGGGAATGTAGATATTGAGATGTCTGTCCCATTTTGTAATGGTCATGGTGAGTGTGAAAAGTTAATAGCACCGATGTTATCCGATATTCTTGGGGAGACAATTGTAGTGAATAAGGAGGAATGTGCATCCTATCCGAGTGGATTCTGTCACGTAACGTTTCGTTCATCAAAAGCCTATACGGTTGAAACAGGAGTGGCTCATGCTGCTAAGGATGGCGGGTTGGTATCAGGGGACAGCTATTCAACGATTGAATTAGGTTTAGGTAAGTTTGCTATTGCCATCAGTGATGGAATGGGAAATGGCGAAAGGGCTCATTATGAGAGTAAAGAAACACTGCAGTTACTACAAAAAATTCTCCAATCTGGAATTGAAGAAAAGGTAGCGATTAAATCGGTGAATTCAATTCTTTCCCTTCGAACAACGGATGAAATATTTTCAACCTTGGATTTAGCGATGATTGACCTTAAAAATGCCTCGGCTAAGTTCTTGAAGATTGGATCTACACCAAGCTTTATTAAGAGGGGAAATAAGATCATAAAAATTCAGGCAAGCAATTTGCCAATGGGAATTATTCAAGAGTTTGATGTGGATGTGGTCAGTGAACAGCTTAAAGCCGGAGACTTACTAATTATGATGAGTGACGGAGTGTTTGAAGGGCCAAAGCATGTAGAGAATTATGATTTATGGATGAAAAGAAAAGTACAAGAATTACAGACAGATGACCCGCAAGAAGTTGCTGACTTAATCATGGAGGAAGTTATTCGGTCAAGGTCTGGGCTAATCGAAGACGATATGACAGTTACAGTCGCAAAAATAAAACATAACACACCAAAATGGGCATCAATCCCAGTCTACAAAAGAAATGCATAG
- a CDS encoding S1 domain-containing RNA-binding protein, whose product MSIEVGSKLQGKVTGITKFGAFVELPEGSTGLVHISEVADNYVKDINDHLKVGDQVEVKVLNVEKDGKIGLSIKKAKDRPEPQQRSQSQRPRQGRANDRNNARPENFETKMAKFLKESEDRLTSLKRHTESKRGGRGAKRG is encoded by the coding sequence ATGTCAATTGAAGTAGGCAGCAAGTTACAAGGAAAGGTAACAGGGATTACAAAGTTCGGTGCATTTGTGGAGCTGCCAGAAGGCTCAACAGGACTTGTACACATCAGTGAGGTTGCTGATAATTATGTGAAAGATATTAACGATCATCTAAAAGTAGGCGACCAAGTTGAGGTAAAAGTTCTTAATGTTGAGAAAGACGGAAAAATTGGCCTATCTATAAAAAAAGCAAAAGATAGACCAGAGCCGCAACAAAGATCCCAATCACAACGTCCTCGTCAGGGTAGAGCAAATGATCGGAATAATGCTAGACCTGAGAATTTTGAAACGAAAATGGCGAAGTTCTTAAAAGAGAGTGAGGATCGTTTAACTTCCTTAAAACGGCACACGGAATCCAAGCGTGGAGGAAGAGGAGCTAAACGGGGCTAA
- a CDS encoding septum formation initiator family protein: MGAEPKRNVSRIQSTYVQQQEYAEIASARKRKLLIRRLAMFIVLASLLSYFMISSTISQTAKLEAKIVQKKKLDKQLADLKKQEDILKENIVKLNDDEYIAKYARKEFFFSEKNEILFNIPEDKKEN, encoded by the coding sequence ATGGGAGCGGAACCGAAACGAAATGTATCAAGAATCCAGTCAACCTATGTGCAACAGCAAGAATATGCAGAAATTGCCTCAGCGAGGAAAAGAAAACTGTTGATCAGACGACTAGCGATGTTTATCGTTCTTGCCAGTTTACTATCATACTTCATGATTTCCAGTACTATTTCCCAAACCGCTAAACTCGAAGCGAAAATAGTACAAAAGAAGAAGCTAGACAAACAGCTTGCGGATTTGAAAAAACAGGAGGATATTCTGAAAGAGAATATCGTCAAATTAAATGATGATGAGTACATTGCAAAGTACGCTAGAAAAGAATTTTTTTTCTCTGAAAAAAATGAAATCTTATTTAATATTCCTGAAGATAAGAAAGAAAATTAG
- the yabQ gene encoding spore cortex biosynthesis protein YabQ, whose amino-acid sequence MTLSTQFITMLSMIGMGSVFGAMFDTYQRFLNRPKRKQWIVFINDLLFWIIQALLIFYTLFMVNDGELRFYIFIALLCGFAAYQSLFKGIYLKLLEVVIQTVIATINFLKKTFRLLIYKPVLGLIQLVIAIIIAFGRGIFTLVKFIFKVVLFILKIIIFPVQKILLLFWKLLPKGIKKSVEKLYNKTAGNFKGIKNYINTFINKWKKRKE is encoded by the coding sequence ATGACTCTTTCTACACAATTTATAACCATGCTTTCGATGATTGGAATGGGGTCTGTGTTTGGCGCCATGTTTGATACGTATCAGCGGTTTTTGAATCGGCCGAAAAGGAAGCAATGGATTGTTTTTATTAATGATTTATTATTTTGGATTATCCAGGCATTGCTCATTTTTTATACGTTATTTATGGTGAATGATGGAGAATTGCGTTTTTATATCTTTATCGCACTTCTATGTGGATTTGCTGCCTATCAAAGCTTGTTTAAAGGGATCTATTTAAAGTTACTGGAAGTAGTTATTCAGACGGTTATTGCAACTATTAACTTTTTGAAAAAAACCTTCAGACTACTCATCTATAAACCTGTCCTGGGCCTGATTCAGCTAGTTATTGCCATTATTATTGCGTTTGGCAGGGGCATTTTCACCCTTGTCAAATTTATTTTTAAAGTTGTATTATTTATTCTTAAAATCATTATCTTTCCAGTACAAAAAATTTTATTACTTTTTTGGAAACTTTTGCCGAAAGGTATTAAAAAAAGCGTCGAGAAGTTATATAATAAAACGGCAGGAAATTTTAAGGGAATCAAGAATTATATTAATACATTCATAAATAAGTGGAAGAAAAGAAAAGAGTAA
- the yabP gene encoding sporulation protein YabP, with product MSQYYETNPSKSSVPDHDVVMRGRKLLDITGVKQVESFDNEEFLLETSMGFLAIKGQNLQMKNLDVEKGIVSIKGKIFDLVYLDEQHGEKAKGFFSKLFR from the coding sequence ATGAGTCAATATTATGAAACCAATCCATCGAAGAGTAGTGTTCCTGATCATGATGTCGTTATGAGAGGGAGAAAACTCCTTGATATTACAGGTGTTAAACAAGTAGAAAGCTTTGATAATGAGGAATTCCTGTTAGAAACATCGATGGGTTTTTTAGCTATTAAAGGGCAAAACCTGCAAATGAAGAATCTTGATGTCGAGAAGGGCATTGTTTCAATTAAAGGGAAAATTTTTGATTTAGTCTACCTGGACGAACAGCATGGGGAGAAGGCTAAAGGGTTCTTTAGCAAGTTGTTTCGATGA
- a CDS encoding RNA-binding S4 domain-containing protein — protein sequence MRLDKFLKVSRLIKRRTLAKEVSDQGRIEINGKEAKASSTVKVGDELTIRLGQRVVTARIDRIQDTTRKEDAAEMYTIIKEERLGSTESF from the coding sequence ATGCGTTTAGATAAATTTTTAAAAGTATCTCGATTAATTAAGAGAAGGACTTTAGCAAAAGAAGTATCTGATCAAGGTAGAATTGAGATTAATGGGAAGGAAGCAAAAGCAAGCTCAACTGTAAAAGTAGGTGACGAATTAACGATTCGTCTTGGACAGCGTGTAGTTACCGCCCGAATCGATCGAATCCAAGATACAACGCGGAAAGAAGACGCAGCGGAGATGTATACGATTATAAAAGAAGAGAGACTGGGTTCTACGGAGAGCTTCTAA